The Planctomycetia bacterium genome contains the following window.
ATCTGTGTCGGTGGCGACATCGAAGTGGTTGTGCTCCATGTGCATGGGGACCGGGTGAAGTTGGGAATCGCCGCTCCGCGTGAAATCCCTGTGCGGCGTTCAGAGTTGCCCTTGGACAGACAAACAACCCGCAAGAACGACGACGATAGGGAGAGCGCTTCGAGCCACTAGGCGTTGGCTCGTCCCGGCAGACCGCGAACAAGACGTTTTCAGAAAACCGGAGGATCGAAATGACTGACACATTGGCCATCATTCTGGCGGGCGGGCGCGGGAAGCGCCTGGATCCACTTTCGCGCGATCGTGCCAAGCCGGCGGTGCCATTCGCCGGCCCCTATCGCATCATCGAGTTCACACTGTCGAATTGCCTGAATAGTGGCTTGAGACAAGTGCTCGTGCTGACGCAATACAAGTCAGCGAGCCTGGATCGCCACATTCATTCAGGCTGGGGCCGCTACTTCCAAGCCGGATTGGGTGAGTGCCTGGAATTGATCCCGCCCCAGCAGCGCGTCTGCGATGACTGGTATCGTGGCACAGCCGACGCGGTGTTCCAGAACTTGTACTCGATCGAGCGGATGGGCGCCAAACGCGTCTTAATCCTGGCAGGCGATCACGTGTACAAGATGGACTACCGATTGATGCTCCAGTTCCACGAACAGCACGGACGGCCAGCCACCGTGGCGTGCCTGGAGGTTCCGGACACGGAGGCGGCTGGTCAGTTCGGCGTGATGGAGATCGACGATCAGCATCGAATCGTGGGATTTCAGGAGAAACCCGCCAATCCGAAATCCATTCCGGGGAAGCCCGGAACATGCCGCGCTTCCATGGGAATCTACGTCTTTTCGACTGATTTCCTCCGGCAGGCGCTGCAGGTAAACGCTGCGCCATCAGCCGGCGGCCCAGACTTTGGGCATCACCTGTTGCCGTCAATTATTTCGCGCGGCCAAGCCATGGCGCACACCTTCGAGGGCGTCGCCAGCGATCGCCCGTATTGGCGCGACGTCGGCACGTTGGACGCATACTATCA
Protein-coding sequences here:
- a CDS encoding carbon storage regulator, with the translated sequence MLVLSRRHGETICVGGDIEVVVLHVHGDRVKLGIAAPREIPVRRSELPLDRQTTRKNDDDRESASSH
- a CDS encoding glucose-1-phosphate adenylyltransferase; translated protein: MTDTLAIILAGGRGKRLDPLSRDRAKPAVPFAGPYRIIEFTLSNCLNSGLRQVLVLTQYKSASLDRHIHSGWGRYFQAGLGECLELIPPQQRVCDDWYRGTADAVFQNLYSIERMGAKRVLILAGDHVYKMDYRLMLQFHEQHGRPATVACLEVPDTEAAGQFGVMEIDDQHRIVGFQEKPANPKSIPGKPGTCRASMGIYVFSTDFLRQALQVNAAPSAGGPDFGHHLLPSIISRGQAMAHTFEGVASDRPYWRDVGTLDAYYQASMELLNREPPLNLYDERWPLRTFEPSLPPPRVATAVGGRDVASRPNVFCAGSIIDASHVSGSIIGRGCRIAPGAVVEDSILMDGVHVGPGAIVRRAILDKHVQVLAAAIIDGRSPRTDHSHTYSENGVVCVAKEEVVGPFAASSPSTRQGEFSADSNEQEDHRPLPSLRLFPRTTRPQVFADCPL